A section of the Girardinichthys multiradiatus isolate DD_20200921_A chromosome 5, DD_fGirMul_XY1, whole genome shotgun sequence genome encodes:
- the msmo1 gene encoding methylsterol monooxygenase 1, whose amino-acid sequence MAANGTSDILSSAYLAVEYVDAVLPENPLQSSLKHAWGCMLDNYTKFQIATWGSLIVHEFIYFLFCVPGFLFQFMPFMQKYKIQQDKPETWEKQWRCLKMLVFNHFFIQFPLICGTYYFTEFFSIPYDWDSMPRWPSLLARCFGCAVIEDTWHYFLHRILHHRRIYKYIHKVHHEFTAPFGMQAEYAHPLETIILGAGFFIGIMIFCNHVFFLWAWVAFRLLETIDVHSGYEIPLNPLHLIPFYAGARFHDFHHMNFVGNYASTFTWWDKLLNTDNQYNKYMEKQGEKKEQ is encoded by the exons ATGGCAGCGAACGGTACTTCAGACATATTGAGCTCTGCCTACCTTGCAGTGGAGTATGTAGACGCTGTGTTGCCAGAAAACCCCCTTCAATCCTCCCTGAAACACGCCTGGGGTTGCATGCTGGACAACTATACCAAGTTCCAGATCGCCACATGGGGTTCGCTCATCGTCCACGAGTTCATCTATTTCCTGTTCTGTGTGCCCGGCTTCCTCTTTCAGTTCATGCCCTTCATGCAGAAATACAAAATCCAGCAG GACAAGCCGGAGACGTGGGAGAAACAGTGGAGATGTTTGAAGATGCTGGTGTTTAACCACTTCTTCATTCAGTTTCCGTTAATCTGTGGAACGTACTACTTCACTGAGTTCTTCAGCATCCCGTACGACTGGGACTCGATGCCCCGCTG GCCGTCTCTTCTGGCTCGGTGCTTCGGCTGCGCTGTCATCGAGGACACCTGGCATTACTTCCTTCATCGCATACTGCACCACAGGCGCATCTACAAATACATCCACAAAGTCCACCATGAGTTCACT GCTCCATTCGGCATGCAGGCAGAGTACGCTCATCCTCTGGAGACAATCATCCTGGGTGCTGGTTTCTTCATTGGTATCATGATCTTCTGTAACCATGTGTTCTTCCTCTGGGCCTGGGTGGCTTTCCGTCTGCTGGAGACCATTGATGTTCACAG CGGTTATGAAATCCCTCTGAACCCGCTCCACCTGATCCCTTTCTACGCTGGTGCCCGTTTCCATGACTTCCACCATATGAACTTTGTGGGTAACTACGCCTCCACCTTCACCTGGTGGGATAAGCTTCTGAACACCGACAACCAGTACAACAAGTACATGGAGAAACAAGGAGAGAAGAAGGAGCAGTAA